The following proteins are co-located in the Paludibaculum fermentans genome:
- a CDS encoding M20/M25/M40 family metallo-hydrolase: MTPALEQQLISYVSRNREALIGILADLVRCPSENTPPTGNEGNCQQYLFDALQQGGYQPELYAIDEVPGLHAHPIYHAGRDYNGRPNLVARRQGVGGGRSLILSGHIDTVPRGTQNWTADPFSGHVAGNRLYGRGSNDMKAGIASNLFVAQALSDLGIQLQGDLCIESVVDEEFGGVNGTLAARVAGITADAAVISEPSSLRVCAAQRGGRTAHITFHPPGDVIEQVTHFLVALREFAAIRRTASIHPLYADCQDAVPVSVTKIFTSPWGTGEPIGVPQECRLELFWQLMPGEEQAAVESQFEAWFEDVLSSAYNLYRRRPTLEYPIRWLPGSAISAEEPAVRELRSSAAKVLPAPPPVTGIEGPCDLYVFHEFGIPAVLWGACGTNGHGPDESVDLDSVVTATQALLLFVCQWCGVQEESQ, from the coding sequence ATGACCCCAGCACTTGAACAGCAACTCATCAGCTATGTCAGCCGGAACCGCGAAGCTTTGATTGGAATCCTCGCTGACCTGGTTCGCTGCCCCTCGGAGAACACGCCGCCGACCGGCAATGAGGGCAACTGCCAGCAGTACCTGTTCGACGCCCTGCAACAGGGCGGCTATCAACCGGAGCTTTACGCGATTGACGAAGTTCCGGGTCTGCACGCTCACCCCATCTACCATGCCGGGCGCGATTACAACGGGCGGCCTAATCTCGTCGCGCGCCGCCAGGGCGTGGGGGGTGGAAGGTCGCTCATCCTCTCGGGCCACATCGACACCGTGCCCCGCGGCACGCAGAACTGGACCGCGGACCCCTTTTCAGGACACGTAGCCGGGAATCGACTGTATGGGCGCGGCTCCAATGATATGAAGGCTGGAATCGCCTCGAACCTGTTCGTCGCGCAGGCGCTGAGCGATCTCGGCATCCAACTTCAAGGCGACCTCTGCATTGAATCCGTGGTGGACGAGGAGTTCGGAGGGGTCAACGGTACATTGGCCGCACGGGTCGCGGGGATCACCGCCGACGCCGCGGTGATCAGCGAACCGTCGTCGTTGCGGGTCTGCGCGGCGCAACGAGGCGGACGGACGGCTCATATTACCTTTCATCCTCCAGGCGATGTGATCGAGCAGGTGACGCACTTCCTTGTGGCTCTCCGTGAGTTCGCAGCGATCCGGCGCACCGCCAGCATTCATCCGCTGTATGCCGACTGCCAGGATGCTGTGCCTGTCTCGGTCACAAAGATCTTCACCAGTCCGTGGGGCACCGGCGAGCCGATTGGAGTGCCGCAGGAATGCAGGCTGGAACTCTTCTGGCAATTGATGCCGGGCGAAGAGCAGGCCGCCGTGGAGAGCCAGTTCGAGGCCTGGTTTGAGGACGTGCTTTCCTCTGCCTACAACCTCTACCGGCGCCGGCCGACGCTGGAGTATCCCATCCGCTGGCTGCCGGGCTCCGCCATCAGCGCGGAGGAGCCGGCGGTCCGCGAATTGCGGTCCTCCGCGGCGAAGGTGCTACCCGCGCCGCCGCCCGTGACAGGGATCGAAGGCCCCTGCGATCTTTACGTCTTCCACGAGTTCGGCATTCCGGCTGTACTCTGGGGCGCCTGCGGGACAAATGGGCACGGTCCGGACGAATCGGTCGATCTCGACTCGGTGGTAACCGCTACGCAGGCCTTGCTGCTCTTTGTCTGCCAGTGGTGCGGTGTGCAGGAGGAAAGCCAGTAA
- a CDS encoding aldo/keto reductase, translated as MDRREFLGTAVAGTSTAAYGAGTALPRRQYKPGIDLSIIAFGGIVVCHLEQEEANRRVAQAFDRGVNYFDCAPSYFDGEAEIKLGEALQPYRNKVFLAEKTTRRDAKGARQELEQTLKRFHTDHVDLYQFHAVGSMEDVDQILAPGGAAETFVAARKEGKVRHLGFSAHHAPAAIRLMDALELDSVLFPVNVNAWENGGFGPQILAKAKSKGMARMALKALAFGMWPKSLKEGDRKYPKCWYQPIDDREMARQALRFTLNQEITAAVPPGDERIFDLAVDLASAPLPTLTGAELAELKSKVATLDPVFHV; from the coding sequence ATGGATCGTCGCGAGTTTCTTGGGACCGCGGTCGCCGGTACTTCCACGGCCGCGTATGGTGCGGGCACCGCTCTCCCCCGCCGCCAGTACAAACCGGGCATCGACCTTTCCATCATCGCGTTTGGCGGAATCGTCGTCTGCCATCTGGAGCAGGAGGAAGCCAACAGGCGCGTGGCGCAGGCCTTTGACCGCGGTGTGAACTACTTTGACTGTGCTCCGTCGTACTTTGACGGAGAGGCGGAAATCAAGTTGGGCGAGGCCCTTCAGCCCTACCGAAACAAGGTGTTCCTGGCCGAAAAGACTACCCGGCGTGATGCAAAAGGTGCGCGGCAGGAGTTGGAACAAACCCTCAAGCGGTTTCACACCGACCACGTGGACCTGTACCAGTTCCACGCTGTGGGCTCCATGGAAGATGTCGACCAAATCCTCGCGCCCGGCGGCGCGGCTGAAACCTTTGTAGCCGCCCGGAAAGAAGGGAAGGTCCGGCACCTCGGCTTTTCGGCCCACCACGCTCCGGCGGCCATTCGCTTAATGGATGCGCTGGAATTGGACAGCGTGCTGTTCCCGGTGAACGTCAATGCCTGGGAAAACGGCGGCTTCGGGCCGCAGATCCTCGCCAAGGCGAAGTCGAAGGGTATGGCAAGGATGGCGCTGAAGGCACTGGCCTTCGGGATGTGGCCTAAGAGCCTGAAGGAGGGCGACCGTAAATACCCGAAGTGCTGGTATCAGCCGATTGACGACCGGGAGATGGCCCGGCAGGCGCTGCGATTCACGCTGAACCAGGAAATCACCGCCGCAGTACCGCCCGGAGATGAACGTATCTTCGATCTGGCTGTGGACCTGGCATCGGCGCCCCTGCCAACGCTGACTGGCGCGGAACTGGCGGAGCTGAAGTCCAAAGTTGCGACGCTCGACCCCGTGTTTCACGTCTGA
- a CDS encoding TonB-dependent receptor: MKQIFLMLFVCLYSAGAWAQSVVGSGVVRGRVVDQQGVGMPGAELSLENPAMGVTRTFLSTDDGVFEITGLPPATGYRLRATHERYLDWDGKEFEVLAGKQSSFDISMRPQDSTAASADAPADVQLDGSVLPVGVALSQRQLQLLPTQQRRWDSLVLLSPVTTFDLAQNALAIRGDSAGNAYFTDGILTSNSYSARRSVATGPVSQDAVQGIEVLAADAPVEFGHGKGGAVNVVTRSGSSQLHGGLYEYFSNNSLNATDRYALGNQLFGKRNQFGFNLGGNVPRTKLFYFTNLEIADGHGQRLNRITNPLLTDSTGLSVDSSSCTATAVQCASAARFIQNQMNVLVPRAERNISGLARLDYRRSDRNTFNLSVFATQARSPLGLQSQAVSSNGGLLDNGTAKQDTQYARLEWISAPTASSTNEMRLGVFQDRVATLPTASSLSTGGIGINLLGSSIGASNQDSGIMRERRYQFIDNFRVSVGAHTIMFGADVTRTRDWIDTLPNAKGTYYYNSLTSFAQDLASGAGKNYTEFTQSRGLSLRRLPSSEFGMYAQDIWKVTPNLQITGGLRYSKQFIPKPTAWDASYYQTRQIKSPSYNADPRIGFALKANERTVIRASFGLYHSMQSGELLDALFTGNGAYQPSILAYPTQSGSPYFPNSLTARTAPSGTGNLMYESGKPSNPYTRQATLSLEKALGGGFTMNLGYVGSRGLKLRTAEEVNIATTTKKVTYTILDEDGSKSGTYSPYFYRYRLDTTRAHVYEVTNGGSSWYNAMVAELSKKMTHGFTAHISYTWAHAIDDVGSPLVVGGLPVGSSANDFRADQGNSANDQRHRAVIDWTWQPRVIKSESAAARFLLNGWELSSVTTLASPLPATAMAIVLGQQFSGVPSAFANSLTGAGGWSRVPFLPVNSLRGDNEYSVNARLARPLPFTERFTGRLVFEAYNLLNTQFNTNVNTAAYTVTNGIFTPIASAGTGNATRGYITGSNARSLQVSFRLNF, from the coding sequence ATGAAGCAAATTTTTCTAATGCTATTCGTGTGTCTGTACTCCGCCGGAGCCTGGGCCCAGTCAGTTGTGGGCTCTGGTGTGGTTCGCGGACGGGTCGTGGATCAGCAGGGTGTCGGCATGCCAGGAGCCGAATTGAGCCTCGAGAATCCAGCCATGGGCGTGACCCGCACTTTTCTCAGCACGGACGACGGTGTCTTTGAGATCACGGGCCTCCCTCCAGCTACCGGTTACCGGCTGCGCGCTACCCATGAACGCTATCTGGATTGGGACGGTAAGGAGTTTGAAGTACTGGCCGGGAAGCAATCCTCCTTTGATATCTCCATGCGGCCCCAGGACTCGACCGCTGCCAGTGCCGATGCTCCCGCGGATGTACAGCTGGATGGCTCAGTTCTGCCCGTCGGCGTGGCGTTGAGCCAGCGTCAACTGCAGTTGCTGCCTACGCAGCAACGCCGCTGGGACAGTCTTGTCCTTCTGTCTCCGGTCACGACCTTCGATCTGGCACAGAACGCACTGGCCATTCGCGGCGATTCCGCCGGGAACGCATATTTCACGGACGGCATACTCACGTCAAACAGCTATTCCGCGCGGCGCTCGGTGGCCACCGGACCTGTCTCCCAGGATGCTGTTCAAGGCATTGAAGTTCTCGCCGCGGACGCTCCTGTCGAGTTCGGACATGGGAAAGGCGGGGCCGTCAATGTGGTGACTCGGAGTGGCAGCAGCCAACTGCACGGCGGGCTGTATGAGTACTTCAGCAACAACAGCCTGAATGCCACTGACCGCTACGCGCTAGGCAACCAACTCTTCGGAAAACGGAATCAATTCGGCTTTAACCTGGGTGGCAACGTGCCGCGCACCAAGCTGTTCTATTTCACCAACCTGGAGATTGCCGACGGTCACGGCCAACGCCTGAACCGAATCACAAACCCGCTCCTCACCGACAGCACCGGCTTGTCAGTGGACTCCTCGAGTTGCACCGCCACCGCTGTCCAGTGCGCGTCCGCCGCCCGCTTCATTCAGAACCAGATGAATGTTCTCGTGCCGCGAGCGGAACGCAACATTTCCGGACTCGCGAGACTCGACTACCGGCGTAGCGACCGCAATACGTTCAACCTCTCCGTTTTCGCCACGCAGGCCCGGTCACCGCTCGGTCTGCAGAGCCAGGCTGTCAGCTCGAACGGAGGCTTGCTGGACAACGGCACCGCGAAACAGGATACCCAGTACGCCAGGCTCGAGTGGATCAGTGCGCCCACAGCCAGCTCCACGAATGAGATGCGGCTCGGCGTGTTCCAGGATCGCGTGGCCACTCTCCCAACCGCCTCATCGCTTTCAACCGGTGGCATCGGCATCAATCTCCTGGGCAGTTCCATCGGTGCCAGCAATCAGGATAGCGGGATCATGCGCGAGCGCCGCTATCAGTTCATCGACAATTTCCGCGTGAGCGTCGGCGCCCACACCATCATGTTCGGCGCGGATGTGACCCGGACTCGCGACTGGATCGACACGCTGCCGAATGCGAAGGGCACCTACTACTACAACTCGCTGACGTCCTTCGCCCAGGATCTGGCGAGCGGCGCAGGGAAGAACTACACCGAGTTCACGCAGTCACGCGGCCTGTCCCTCAGAAGGTTGCCCAGTTCCGAGTTTGGTATGTACGCCCAGGACATCTGGAAGGTCACTCCGAACCTCCAGATCACCGGCGGACTTCGCTACAGCAAGCAGTTCATCCCGAAGCCGACCGCCTGGGATGCGAGCTACTACCAGACGCGCCAGATCAAGTCACCTTCCTACAACGCCGATCCCCGCATCGGCTTCGCCTTGAAGGCCAACGAACGCACCGTGATCCGCGCCAGTTTTGGGCTCTATCATTCGATGCAGAGCGGTGAACTGCTCGACGCGCTCTTCACCGGCAACGGCGCCTATCAACCCAGCATTCTGGCTTATCCGACTCAATCCGGTTCGCCCTACTTCCCCAACAGCCTGACGGCGAGGACGGCGCCGAGTGGTACCGGCAACCTCATGTACGAATCCGGAAAGCCGAGCAATCCCTATACCCGGCAGGCCACTCTTTCGTTGGAGAAAGCGCTGGGCGGCGGCTTCACGATGAATCTGGGCTACGTTGGCAGCCGCGGGTTGAAGCTGCGCACCGCGGAGGAAGTGAACATCGCCACAACGACGAAGAAGGTCACCTACACGATCCTCGACGAGGATGGCAGCAAGAGCGGCACGTACTCGCCCTACTTCTACCGGTATCGCCTGGATACCACGCGGGCGCACGTTTACGAAGTCACGAATGGCGGCTCCTCCTGGTACAACGCCATGGTCGCCGAGCTCAGCAAGAAGATGACCCATGGCTTCACCGCGCATATCTCGTACACGTGGGCGCATGCTATTGACGACGTAGGTAGTCCGCTGGTCGTCGGCGGTCTGCCCGTAGGTAGCTCCGCGAACGATTTCCGCGCCGACCAGGGGAACTCCGCGAACGATCAGCGCCACCGGGCCGTCATCGATTGGACCTGGCAACCCAGAGTCATCAAGAGCGAATCAGCGGCTGCCCGCTTCCTCCTAAATGGCTGGGAACTCTCCTCCGTGACGACTCTCGCATCGCCGCTGCCGGCTACGGCAATGGCTATCGTGTTGGGGCAGCAGTTCTCCGGCGTTCCTTCCGCCTTCGCGAATTCGTTGACGGGTGCGGGCGGATGGTCTCGCGTCCCGTTCCTGCCGGTGAACAGCCTGCGCGGGGATAACGAATACAGCGTAAACGCCCGGCTCGCTCGTCCGCTTCCCTTTACCGAGAGATTCACGGGACGCCTGGTCTTCGAGGCGTACAACCTGCTCAATACGCAATTCAACACCAATGTGAACACAGCCGCCTACACGGTCACCAACGGCATCTTCACGCCAATCGCCAGCGCGGGTACAGGCAATGCCACTCGCGGCTACATCACCGGATCGAATGCCAGAAGCCTTCAGGTGTCATTCCGCCTGAACTTCTAG
- a CDS encoding YoaK family protein translates to MNPPVVPQLSKSPAQESALPLHAGLLLLTFSTGLIDAVSFLGLGHVFTANMTGNIVFLGFAVAGSPGLSIIRSILSLGMFLVGGVGGGRLGKAMATHPTSQWLVTAALTEAGLLFAAVLVAIGFDISSGQPPSSLYAVISLTALAMGLRNATVRRLAVPDLTTTVLTLTLTGIAADSSLAGGVDPRLSRRLTSVGLMFAGAAAGALLLQFGLSVPLAVSGAVALISAALFSAGSPTD, encoded by the coding sequence ATGAATCCTCCGGTAGTCCCCCAACTCTCGAAATCACCTGCACAGGAAAGCGCACTGCCGCTGCACGCCGGGCTGCTGCTGCTCACGTTCAGCACGGGCCTCATCGATGCAGTCAGCTTCCTGGGCCTGGGCCACGTCTTCACCGCGAACATGACGGGCAACATCGTGTTCCTTGGGTTCGCTGTCGCAGGCAGTCCTGGACTCTCTATTATCCGTTCTATCCTCTCCCTGGGTATGTTTCTGGTTGGAGGCGTTGGCGGCGGCCGGCTTGGGAAAGCCATGGCTACGCATCCCACTTCACAATGGCTCGTTACCGCGGCACTGACGGAAGCAGGACTCCTCTTCGCGGCGGTGCTCGTGGCGATCGGGTTCGACATCTCCTCCGGGCAGCCCCCCAGCAGTCTCTACGCCGTCATATCCCTCACAGCACTGGCCATGGGCCTGCGAAACGCGACAGTGCGCCGGTTGGCTGTCCCCGACCTGACCACGACCGTGCTCACTCTGACCCTGACCGGCATCGCCGCTGATTCGTCGCTGGCCGGCGGCGTCGATCCCCGCTTGTCCCGGCGATTGACCTCGGTGGGCCTCATGTTTGCGGGTGCAGCGGCAGGCGCCCTGCTGCTCCAGTTTGGCCTGTCAGTGCCCCTGGCCGTTTCGGGCGCGGTCGCGCTCATCTCCGCCGCCCTGTTCTCCGCCGGCTCCCCCACAGATTAG
- a CDS encoding Dps family protein: MKTQGVVSTKEQSSAAFPGAAGFSAEAVDEISSALRGLLADSFALYLKTKNFHWHMSGRHFRDYHLLLDEQAGQIFAITDDIAERARKIGGRTIRSISEVARLQHIRDNNADVVAPLDMLAELCTDNRKFTSELRAAHEICDRHNDVATASLIEVWVDEAERRAWFLAETASDC; encoded by the coding sequence ATGAAGACACAAGGCGTGGTTTCTACCAAGGAGCAGTCCAGCGCAGCCTTCCCAGGGGCTGCTGGGTTTAGTGCCGAGGCCGTTGACGAAATCTCCTCGGCACTGCGGGGCCTCCTGGCCGATTCCTTTGCGCTCTACCTGAAGACCAAGAACTTCCACTGGCACATGAGCGGGCGGCACTTCCGCGACTATCATCTGCTGCTGGACGAGCAGGCCGGCCAGATCTTCGCCATCACGGACGATATCGCTGAGCGGGCCCGGAAGATCGGCGGTAGGACAATTCGCTCCATCAGCGAGGTTGCCCGGCTCCAACACATTCGTGACAACAACGCGGACGTGGTTGCGCCCTTGGATATGCTCGCCGAGCTGTGTACCGACAACCGCAAGTTCACTTCGGAATTGCGGGCCGCGCACGAAATCTGCGACCGGCATAACGATGTGGCCACGGCAAGCCTCATTGAGGTTTGGGTGGATGAAGCCGAACGCCGTGCATGGTTCCTTGCGGAGACCGCCAGTGACTGCTGA
- a CDS encoding PilZ domain-containing protein: MAYEHDRRTSARHTEDCSIYFFGEGSQGTWQLRGVVSDVSGEGLGFRSQHKWDVGTILWCAVPSKAIYSRAMVCHCTGRPWDRKTGVRFLAGPLARD, translated from the coding sequence ATGGCGTATGAACATGACCGCCGGACCTCGGCACGCCACACCGAGGATTGCAGCATTTACTTTTTCGGCGAAGGCTCCCAGGGCACCTGGCAACTGCGTGGCGTGGTGTCCGACGTTTCCGGCGAGGGCTTGGGATTCCGGTCGCAACACAAGTGGGATGTCGGAACCATCCTTTGGTGCGCGGTCCCCTCCAAGGCGATCTACTCCAGGGCTATGGTCTGCCATTGCACCGGGCGGCCCTGGGACCGCAAGACAGGCGTCCGTTTTCTCGCCGGCCCCCTTGCACGCGACTAG
- a CDS encoding nitronate monooxygenase, whose protein sequence is MGNSSSFTLPKIIQGGMGVGVSNWRLARTVSSLGQLGVVSGTALDRVLIRRLQDGDPGGHMRQALDAFPFPEIAESILAKYYIEGGKDEKTAYRNAPLHDKVMPREVAELCVASNFVEIFLAKVGHSNPVGINYLEKIQPPHLASIYGAMLAGVDYVLMGAGIPMKIPGVLDRFVNHETATYPLYVAGAQPGDDTTMVFDPRGFREHTLPPLKRPMFLAIIASNTLAVTLVKKANGKVDGFVIEGPTAGGHNAPPRGKLLLNEKNEPVYGERDKVDLPKMCELGLPFWLAGGYGSPEMLAEALDSGAAGVQIGTAFAYSDESGLRDDYKQQVLNLVRLGEATVFTDRLASPTGFPFKVVQTAGTVSDATVYDARPRICDLGYLREAYRTQAGEIDFRCASEPVSIFVSKGGDIAETVGRKCVCNALMATVGQPQIRNGKYLEAGVITSGDDLPEIKRFMREDGSRYHASDVVTLMLSKVQELV, encoded by the coding sequence ATGGGCAACTCTTCCAGTTTTACCCTCCCCAAGATCATCCAGGGTGGGATGGGTGTCGGTGTTTCGAATTGGCGGCTCGCCCGCACGGTCTCCAGCCTGGGCCAGTTAGGCGTCGTCTCCGGGACGGCCTTGGACCGGGTTCTGATCCGGCGGCTGCAGGACGGCGATCCGGGCGGCCATATGCGCCAGGCCTTGGACGCCTTCCCCTTTCCCGAGATCGCCGAGTCGATCCTGGCGAAGTACTACATCGAGGGTGGCAAAGACGAGAAGACTGCCTACCGGAATGCCCCGCTGCACGACAAGGTCATGCCCCGTGAGGTGGCTGAACTCTGTGTTGCTTCCAACTTCGTGGAGATCTTCCTGGCCAAGGTCGGCCACTCTAACCCAGTCGGCATCAACTACTTGGAGAAGATTCAACCACCCCATCTGGCCTCCATCTACGGAGCCATGCTGGCTGGCGTCGACTACGTCCTGATGGGCGCCGGGATCCCGATGAAGATCCCGGGTGTGCTCGACCGCTTCGTGAACCACGAAACAGCCACCTATCCTCTTTACGTAGCCGGAGCCCAGCCCGGCGACGACACCACCATGGTGTTCGACCCGCGTGGATTCCGCGAACACACCCTGCCCCCGCTGAAGCGGCCCATGTTCCTGGCCATTATCGCGTCCAACACCCTGGCCGTCACCCTCGTCAAGAAGGCCAATGGCAAAGTGGACGGGTTCGTCATCGAAGGCCCCACAGCCGGCGGCCACAATGCCCCTCCACGCGGAAAACTCCTTCTGAATGAGAAGAATGAGCCGGTCTACGGCGAGCGCGACAAGGTCGACCTGCCCAAGATGTGCGAACTCGGCCTGCCGTTCTGGCTGGCCGGCGGCTACGGCTCCCCTGAGATGCTGGCCGAAGCGCTGGACTCCGGCGCCGCCGGGGTGCAGATCGGCACGGCATTTGCTTATTCCGACGAGTCCGGGCTGCGCGATGACTATAAGCAGCAAGTTTTGAACCTGGTCCGCCTCGGCGAGGCGACCGTATTTACCGACCGCCTGGCCTCCCCCACCGGCTTCCCGTTCAAAGTGGTGCAAACCGCGGGGACTGTGTCCGACGCCACCGTCTACGACGCCCGGCCCCGGATCTGCGACTTGGGCTACCTGCGCGAGGCCTACCGTACGCAGGCAGGGGAAATCGATTTCCGCTGCGCATCCGAGCCCGTCTCCATCTTCGTGTCTAAGGGCGGCGACATCGCCGAGACCGTGGGCCGCAAGTGCGTCTGCAACGCCCTGATGGCCACCGTGGGCCAGCCGCAGATCCGCAATGGCAAATACCTCGAGGCCGGCGTCATCACCAGCGGCGATGATCTTCCTGAAATTAAACGCTTTATGCGTGAAGATGGCAGCCGTTACCACGCCTCGGACGTCGTCACGCTGATGCTCAGCAAAGTTCAGGAACTGGTCTAG
- a CDS encoding response regulator transcription factor: protein MSRILVVEDEQHLAEGLRFNLEAEGYQVEVVDNGEAALALLVPEVPSPQSLAFDVVVLDVMLPGKDGFTVISELRQSGQFIPTLMLTARGHPDDVLRGFSAGADDYLTKPFDLGILIARLRGLLRRREWLQSSLSSAAAVQPEPKDTYTFGDKSVNFDRLELVVRGEAFPLTLMEANLLRHLIQHEGAPVSRKTMLEEVWGLREDTDTRAIDNFIVRLRRYIEDVPTRPQHLLTVRGVGYRFVADPPASK from the coding sequence ATGAGCCGTATTCTTGTTGTCGAGGACGAGCAGCACCTGGCCGAGGGGCTGCGCTTCAATCTGGAGGCGGAAGGCTACCAGGTGGAGGTCGTCGACAATGGCGAGGCCGCGCTGGCCCTGCTGGTTCCGGAAGTCCCTTCGCCACAGTCACTGGCTTTCGATGTAGTCGTGCTCGACGTGATGCTGCCAGGCAAGGACGGGTTCACCGTGATCTCGGAACTCCGTCAAAGCGGACAGTTTATCCCTACCCTGATGCTGACGGCCCGGGGCCATCCCGATGACGTGTTGCGCGGGTTTTCGGCCGGTGCCGACGACTACCTGACGAAACCGTTCGATTTGGGGATCCTGATCGCGCGGCTGCGGGGACTGCTGCGGCGGCGGGAATGGCTGCAATCGTCGCTTTCGAGCGCGGCGGCCGTGCAGCCAGAGCCGAAGGATACCTATACCTTTGGAGACAAGTCAGTTAACTTCGATCGGCTGGAACTGGTAGTACGCGGCGAGGCGTTCCCACTGACGCTGATGGAAGCGAATCTGCTGCGGCATCTGATCCAGCACGAAGGGGCTCCGGTGTCACGCAAGACCATGCTGGAAGAGGTATGGGGTCTGCGCGAGGATACGGACACGCGCGCGATCGACAACTTCATCGTCCGGTTGCGCCGCTATATTGAGGACGTGCCCACGCGGCCGCAGCACCTGTTGACGGTGCGCGGGGTGGGGTACCGGTTTGTGGCCGATCCCCCCGCTTCCAAGTAA
- a CDS encoding sensor histidine kinase, protein MTSFALAYPRGMVVAGRRKSIAFFIALGVGLIAVTVLLYVGWVLLSWRTGLLLALGVVLLALIISGVVLNTIFLVREIRRNEQHDAFINAVTHELKTPVASIRLYLETLQTRQVDEAKRHEFYRIMLEDSDRLLSTVEQVLRAGRIGASGKRLTVLPIDLDAMVTECLNRARTVHRVPVESLKHIPSSPLQVLGDPEEVRAAISNLIDNAVKYSGKEVDVTVETTRSDQKFAVVRVIDHGPGIAKSELKSIFKRFYRVPGPVAARVKGTGLGLFIVRSVAKRHGGRVWAESEGPGRGSTFVLQLPIAL, encoded by the coding sequence ATGACCTCCTTCGCTCTGGCATACCCTAGAGGTATGGTTGTCGCCGGACGCCGCAAGTCGATCGCCTTCTTCATCGCGCTGGGCGTCGGCCTGATTGCCGTTACGGTTTTGCTCTACGTCGGCTGGGTGCTGCTCAGTTGGCGCACTGGTCTATTGCTGGCGCTGGGAGTCGTCCTGCTGGCGCTGATTATCAGCGGCGTAGTGCTGAACACGATCTTCCTGGTGCGCGAGATCCGGCGGAACGAGCAGCACGACGCGTTCATCAACGCCGTCACCCATGAGCTGAAGACTCCTGTCGCCTCTATCAGGCTGTATCTGGAGACTTTACAGACCCGGCAGGTGGACGAGGCGAAGCGCCACGAGTTCTACCGCATCATGCTGGAAGACAGCGACCGGTTGCTCAGCACGGTGGAGCAGGTGCTGCGGGCCGGCCGCATCGGTGCTTCCGGCAAGCGGTTAACTGTATTGCCTATCGACTTGGACGCCATGGTCACCGAGTGCCTGAATCGCGCGCGAACCGTGCACCGGGTGCCGGTCGAGTCGTTGAAACACATCCCGAGTTCCCCCCTGCAGGTGCTGGGCGATCCGGAGGAGGTGCGGGCCGCCATCTCGAACCTGATCGACAACGCGGTGAAGTACTCCGGCAAAGAGGTCGATGTTACGGTGGAAACGACGCGGTCGGACCAGAAGTTCGCGGTGGTTCGCGTGATCGACCACGGCCCGGGCATCGCCAAGTCGGAGCTGAAGTCGATCTTCAAGCGGTTCTACCGGGTGCCGGGCCCGGTGGCTGCGCGGGTGAAAGGTACCGGTCTGGGTCTGTTTATTGTGCGTTCCGTAGCCAAGCGGCACGGCGGCCGGGTCTGGGCCGAGAGTGAGGGGCCGGGCCGCGGCAGCACGTTTGTACTCCAACTTCCCATCGCATTATGA
- a CDS encoding acyl-CoA desaturase, whose translation MTADLVTLTNRRRMNWITIVVLVLFHIGAVAALFMFSWRNLLVAAGLYYLAIGLGISMGYHRLHTHRSYKVPLFLEYFFAVCGALTLEGGPIFWVATHRIHHQKSDQPGDPHSPRDGAWWSHVGWIIFGEANHNNTKMMAKYAPDLAKHKFYLWLNNWHWIPMVALGLILLAVGGLPLMLWGICLRVVVGLHATWLVNSATHMWGARRFNTRDDSRNNWWVALMTFGEGWHNNHHAHPTSARHGLAWYEFDPSWIQIKLLKALGIAKAIRVASISSAVADREAA comes from the coding sequence ATGACTGCTGACCTTGTCACTCTGACCAACCGCCGACGTATGAACTGGATCACCATCGTCGTGCTGGTGCTGTTCCACATTGGGGCTGTAGCAGCCCTGTTTATGTTTAGCTGGCGGAACCTGTTGGTTGCCGCTGGTCTCTACTACCTGGCGATCGGCCTTGGCATCAGCATGGGTTATCATCGCCTCCACACGCACCGGTCGTATAAGGTGCCGTTGTTCCTGGAGTACTTCTTCGCGGTTTGCGGCGCGCTGACCCTGGAGGGCGGCCCCATTTTCTGGGTGGCCACGCACCGCATCCATCATCAGAAGTCCGACCAGCCCGGTGACCCGCATTCGCCCCGCGACGGCGCCTGGTGGTCGCATGTCGGCTGGATCATCTTTGGTGAAGCCAACCACAACAATACAAAGATGATGGCGAAGTACGCTCCGGATCTGGCGAAGCACAAGTTCTATCTCTGGCTGAACAACTGGCATTGGATTCCGATGGTGGCGCTGGGCCTGATCCTGCTGGCCGTCGGCGGTCTGCCGCTGATGCTGTGGGGCATTTGCCTGCGCGTTGTCGTGGGCCTGCATGCCACCTGGCTGGTGAACTCCGCCACCCACATGTGGGGCGCGCGCCGCTTCAATACCCGCGACGACTCCCGCAACAACTGGTGGGTCGCGTTGATGACCTTCGGCGAAGGTTGGCACAACAACCACCACGCCCATCCCACTTCCGCCCGTCACGGCTTGGCCTGGTATGAGTTCGATCCGTCCTGGATCCAGATCAAGCTTCTGAAGGCGCTGGGCATCGCCAAGGCGATCCGTGTCGCGTCCATCTCTTCCGCTGTCGCTGACCGCGAAGCCGCTTAG